One stretch of Maylandia zebra isolate NMK-2024a linkage group LG13, Mzebra_GT3a, whole genome shotgun sequence DNA includes these proteins:
- the phf3 gene encoding uncharacterized protein phf3 isoform X4 — translation MSWQQHRDKRGLDSGSAPTGLPGEPAVSESAQVKQLDVRQKKRSRSLENEHSGDQEPNTPTNTMTRGRPARKPANRLCKSFLIEKGVTGPDLKRELTLGGRVNINEIDGGVWLNPTVVLRRLTVTIGGFKIELLPGPSYTQGVDANQSACSDDGFSYGGEVGFTVLPDEAASVQNPAAESVEEMDVSQKSSADDASHGLGPYVNPNDVQTTNGTLNTGTKEAKLDNQSVPEKQKPVSKGNDVIKQPQSNENNTATVSNKTDGNEKQLNVSKMLPKPKQGPTSVKNKEFVLHKTSNTIKEHKVTQNMPSKITPRGELHKTKSGKEKQDVVPLKRPAENIQSEHATKVQKLQGAVDAKVKPKLPSSPTSVGKKIPSSGNRVGDQQGPAKRSTPQNSSKSETPPPHSHLGNSLKTPEEGGQEKSKMKKLEKILQRQKSKNARSISVDEPQLFIPDNAPVVKKDAVDEQVANSETVWDGNNCCGLCKKHHNNMFMVGCGRCDDWFHGDCVGLDLAKVREMEEEDQMYVCLKCCEEETKKVGPEPASAPKPEAPAKSETPDQKLPPKPRPGSSQPLTSGGVRPVKKDAERRQSTDAREATHKTGVSVKQESKHKAPSLASKKPVSLEAIRRSVRDSLKEILVQRLKDSDLNISVERASELAKKIERELFHLYKDTDNKYKNKYRSLMFNLKDTKNNILCKRVLKGEISPANLIRMSPEELASKELAAWRQRENRHTIEMIEKEQREAERRPITKITHKGEIEIESQEPVKAPEPVELEPPPRVTEVSAEPPKTPEKKEENANTAKDTTSQHKSHLFDLHCKICTGRMAPPVEEAPTKVVKVATTVVRRQSTKTEETKGTTPPAIDDDLHLTVLEESFQNAQIGSDHAAGREEEATFLSNLKCLWQGFIHMHAVAKLVTKAFPVSGVLDNLTEDLPDSIQVGGRISPQTVWDYLEKIRATGTKEVCLIRFSPETEEDEISYTLLYAYFSSRRRFGVVSNNLKQVKDMYLIPLGATEKVPHQLVPFDGPGLENNRGNLLLGLIIRQRPKRDFLTVDVNESARIIPEIKPVAISTKETRAKEEDEKFFLSSLTSALQKEKEKPLNTTEDVDEPIAQSFEETSASEETNNQEPQKPLRFLPGVLVGWGGELPPLPDVGFKPSSTAQDALKTQPAPKPETSVGSSKSPTAAAPRERFVIKKKEAKPAKTEPELSSPSDTSAATNSLEKKAAVGSQGTSVSLKDKPPDVSTEDFLAGLSAAPSGTETSSATSANKGDTGLLSESEKETTEGNSLLQPKSQSAADHASSSKPPLSGILKKSSAYSTVNEDKTMVPQKDKASLPDPSSPKPVPVLSSTRNDLIVPFHQGYLQLSQAKHKAEEQSQTAVQSFPCKKNEPGVAQAGAVLTQTVNPPTVQGTPAECQTGASQSQYNPAMAPALPVNNSTRPSPLQQQQPQESGSYDSPSAPTSNTVPTPHIQNQNHSMQWAQDSTSQAPPGPQSQYPESCSEPSGQPSSVDKDYKRLEERYSDPWERPRHTEDKDHGRHSYHRDSYHGKKSRHHEREKKHDRSYDDKYKERGRHHGHSDDRYAEKRKERHHSDDYSSRHKDRHRHRRDSDYENGRRSSKDSYS, via the exons ATGAGTTGGCAACAGCATCGCGACAAGAGAG GTCTCGATAGTGGTTCGGCACCCACAGGCCTCCCTGGTGAACCAGCTGTTTCAGAGAGTGCACAAGTTAAGCAACTTGATGTCAGGCAGAAGAAACGTTCACGCAGTTTAGAGAACG aaCACAGTGGTGACCAGGAGCCTAACACACCCACCAATACCATGACCCGAGGGCGGCCGGCAAGAAAACCAGCCAACAGGCTATGCAAGTCATTTCTTATTGAGAAAGGAGTCACAGGTCCTGATCTAAAGAGAGAATTAACTCTCGGAGGACGTGTCAACATTAATGAGATTGATGGTGGGGTCTGGCTGAATCCAACTGTTGTATTGAGACGACTGACAGTCACAATTGGAGGTTTCAAGATTGAATTGCTACCAGGACCCTCGTACACACAGGGTGTCGATGCAAACCAGTCTGCATGCTCGGACGATGGTTTTTCTTACGGTGGGGAAGTTGGTTTCACAGTTTTGCCAGATGAAGCAGCCAGTGTACAGAATCCCGCAGCAGAGAGTGTGGAAGAGATGGATGTAAGTCAGAAGAGCTCAGCTGATGATGCAAGTCATGGGCTGGGTCCATATGTAAATCCAAATGATGTACAGACGACAAACGGGACGTTAAATACTGGCACGAAAGAGGCAAAACTTGACAATCAGAGTGTTCCAGAGAAGCAAAAGCCAGTCAGTAAAGGAAATGATGTTATTAAACAGCCACAGAGCAACGAGAACAACACAGCTACTGTTAGTAACAAGACAGACGGTAAtgaaaaacaactgaatgtgtcTAAAATGCTGCCAAAGCCTAAACAAGGACCGACATCAGTAAAGAATAAGGAATTCGTTTTACATAAAACAAGCAATACAATTAAGGAGCATAAAGTTACCCAAAATATGCCATCCAAAATCACGCCAAGAGGAGAGCTGCACAAAACTAAATCTGGAAAGGAAAAGCAAGATGTTGTACCTTTGAAAAGGCCTGCAGAAAACATTCAAAGTGAGCATGCTACTAAAGTACAAAAGCTACAGGGTGCAGTAGATGCTAAAGTGAAGCCAAAATTACCAAGTTCTCCTACTTCTGTGGGAAAGAAAATTCCATCATCTGGCAACCGCGTTGGTGATCAGCAGGGACCAGCCAAACGTAGTACGCCCCAAAACAGCTCAAAAAGTGAGACTCCTCCCCCGCACAGTCATCTAGGAAATTCTTTAAAAACACCTGAAGAAGGAGGGCAGGAAAAGTCCAAAATGAAAAAGCTAGAGAAGATTCTTCAGAGACAAAAGAGTAAAAATGCAAGAAGCATCTCTGTGGACGAGCCGCAGCTGTTTATTCCAGATAATGCGCCCGTTGTGAAGAAGGACGCTGTGGACGAGCAAGTCGCTAATAGTGAGACTGTGTGGGATGGAAACAACTGTTGTGGCCTCTGCAAAAAGCACCACAATAACAT gtttatGGTAGGTTGCGGTCGCTGTGATGACTGGTTCCATGGTGACTGTGTTGGTCTTGACCTGGCGAAAGTGCGAGAAATGGAGGAGGAGGACCAGATGTACGTGTGCTTGAAGTGCTGCGAGGAAGAAACCAAGAAGGTGGGGCCTGAGCCAGCGAGTGCACCCAAACCAGAAGCTCCAGCAAAGAGCGAGACACCCGACCAGAAGCTGCCTCCTAAACCTCGTCCTGGGTCCTCTCAACCCCTCACATCAGGGGGAGTCAGACCAGTAAAAAAG GATGCAGAGAGAAGGCAGTCCACAGATGCCCGAGAAGCAACTCATAAAACAG GTGTCTCAGTGAAACAAGAGTCAAAACATAAGGCTCCATCCTTGGCTTCAAAGAAACCCGTGTCTCTGGAGGCAATCAGGAGAAGTGTGCGTGATTCTCTGAAAGAAATCCTCGTACAGAG ATTGAAGGACTCTGATTTGAACATCTCGGTGGAAAGGGCTTCTGAACTTGCAAAGAAGATAGAGCGAGAACTTTTTCACTTGTATAAAGACACTGACAACAAGTACAAGAACAAATACAGAAGCTTAATGTTTAACCTTAAAGATACTAAAAATAAT ATCCTTTGTAAGAGGGTTCTCAAAGGTGAAATTTCTCCTGCTAACTTAATTCGAATGAGTCCCGAGGAACTGGCCTCAAAAGAACTGGCTGCTTGGCGACAAAGAGAAAACCGACAT ACTATTGAGATGATTGAAAAAGAGCAAAGGGAGGCAGAGAGACGGCCGATTACTAAGATCACACACAAAGgggaaattgaaattgaaagtcAAGAACCAGTAAAAGCACCGGAGCCTGTAGAG CTTGAACCTCCTCCCAGAGTGACTGAAGTCTCAGCAGAACCTCCAAAAACTccagagaagaaggaagagaatGCTAACACAGCTAAAGACACTACAAGCCAACACAAGTCTCACTTATTTGACCTACACTGTAAAATCTGCACAG GTCGAATGGCACCCCCTGTTGAGGAGGCACCAACCAAAGTGGTTAAAGTTGCAACTACAGTGGTTAGGAGGCAGTCTACCAAAACAGAGGAGACAAAGGGCACCACGCCGCCCGCAATCGACGATGACCTGCACCTCACTGTCTTAGAGGAGAGCTTCCAAAATGCTCAGATAGG GTCTGATCATGCAGCTGGAAGAGAGGAAGAAGCTACTTTCCTTTCCAACCTGAAGTGTCTGTGGCAAGGATTCATTCATATGCACGCTGTGGCAAAGTTGGTGACAAAAGCTTTTCCCGTCTCAGGTGTTTTGGACAACTTGACAGAG GACCTTCCAGATAGCATACAGGTTGGTGGGAGGATTAGTCCTCAGACGGTGTGGGACTACTTGGAGAAAATTCGGGCAACTGGAACAAAA gaAGTGTGCCTGATTCGCTTCTCCCCTGAGACAGAGGAAGATGAGATCTCTTATACTCTTTTGTATGCCTACTTCAGCAGTCGTAGGCGTTTTGGGGTGGTGTCCAATAATTTGAAACAAGTGAAGGACATGTACCTCATCCCTTTAGGTGCCACAGAAAAAGTTCCACATCAGCTTGTTCCCTTTGATGGGCCAG GTTTAGAAAACAACCGTGGAAACCTCCTCCTTGGACTTATTATTCGCCAGAGACCGAAAAGGGATTTTCTTACTGTGGATGTGAACGAATCTGCAAGGATTATTCCTGAAATAAAACCTGTGGCCATTTCCACAAAAGAAACCAGGGCAAAAGAGGAGGATGAGaaattttttctctcttccttgACTAGTGCACTTCAAAAGGAGAAGGAAAAACCACTTAACACTACTGAAGATGTCGATGAGCCTATTGCACAGTCTTTTGAAGAAACATCTGCATCAGAGGAGACCAACAATCAGGAGCCTCAGAAACCCCTTCGCTTTCTTCCAGGTGTGCTAGTAGGCTGGGGTGGAGAATTACCACCTCTGCCTGATGTTGGGTTTAAACCCTCAAGTACAGCACAGGATGCCTTGAAGACTCAGCCTGCTCCAAAACCAGAGACATCAGTTGGGAGCTCAAAAAGTCCAACAGCTGCTGCCCCACGAGAGCGCTTTGTCATCAAGAAGAAAGAAGCTAAACCTGCTAAAACTGAACCGGAGCTATCAAGCCCATCTGATACATCAGCTGCTACCAACTCGCTGGAAAAGAAAGCTGCAGTAGGGAGCCAGGGTACATCTGTCTCACTCAAAGATAAGCCTCCAGATGTATCGACTGAAGACTTCCTGGCAGGCCTGTCAGCAGCTCCAAGCGGGACTGAAACTAGCAGTGCTACGTCGGCAAACAAAGGCGACACTGGCCTTTTGtctgaaagtgaaaaagaaacaactgAAGGGAATTCTTTGTTGCAGCCAAAATCCCAGTCTGCTGCAGATCACGCAAGTAGCTCAAAGCCTCCTTTAAGTGGAATATTGAAAAAATCTTCAGCATATTCCACTGTGAATGAAGATAAAACAATGGTGCCACAGAAGGATAAAGCCAGCCTCCCAGATccttccagccctaaacctgtTCCTGTGTTGAGCAGCACTAGGAATGATCTAATCGTCCCATTTCACCAAGGATATTTACAGCTCTCTCAGGCCAAGCACAAAGCTGAAGAACAAAGTCAAACAGCTGTTCAGTCGTTTCCTTGTAAAAAGAATGAGCCTGGTGTAGCGCAGGCTGGTGCTGTATTGACTCAGACAGTGAATCCTCCTACGGTCCAAGGAACTCCAGCAGAGTGTCAAACAGGAGCCTCTCAGTCCCAGTATAACCCAGCAATGGCACCAGCTCTCCCAGTAAACAACAGCACAAGACCGTCCCCGTTGCAGCAGCAACAGCCTCAGGAATCTGGCAGCTATGATTCTCCATCTGCCCCTACTTCTAATACTGTACCCACCCCTCACATCCAGAACCAGAACCATAGCATGCAGTGGGCTCAAGACAGCACTTCACAGGCTCCCCCTGGACCTCAGTCACAGTACCCCGAGAGTTGCTCTGAACCATCTGGCCAACCCTCATCCGTGGACAAAGACTACAAGCGTTTAGAGGAGCGATACAGTGACCCGTGGGAGAGGCCGCGAcacacagaagacaaagaccacGGAAGGCACAGCTACCACAGGGACTCCTATCACGGTAAAAAGAGCAGGCACCACGAGCGGGAGAAAAAGCACGATCGCAGCTATGATGATAAGTACAAGGAGAGGGGCAGGCACCACGGACATTCGGATGACCGCTATGCTgagaagaggaaagagaggCATCACAGCGACGACTACAGCAGCCGTCACAAGGACAGGCACAGACATAGACGGGACTCTGATTACGAGAATGGACGGAGAAGTTCAAAAGACAGTTACTCATAG
- the phf3 gene encoding PHD finger protein 3 isoform X1, protein MRLPICGDLRKAAAFMDIVDTFNHLIPSDQLDDSLVIGQNLECEASNEFGTGLRLEDSLKNMLSDKDPMFGCASTQFSLLDNEDPAFQIAGSTSLDSGSAPTGLPGEPAVSESAQVKQLDVRQKKRSRSLENEHSGDQEPNTPTNTMTRGRPARKPANRLCKSFLIEKGVTGPDLKRELTLGGRVNINEIDGGVWLNPTVVLRRLTVTIGGFKIELLPGPSYTQGVDANQSACSDDGFSYGGEVGFTVLPDEAASVQNPAAESVEEMDVSQKSSADDASHGLGPYVNPNDVQTTNGTLNTGTKEAKLDNQSVPEKQKPVSKGNDVIKQPQSNENNTATVSNKTDGNEKQLNVSKMLPKPKQGPTSVKNKEFVLHKTSNTIKEHKVTQNMPSKITPRGELHKTKSGKEKQDVVPLKRPAENIQSEHATKVQKLQGAVDAKVKPKLPSSPTSVGKKIPSSGNRVGDQQGPAKRSTPQNSSKSETPPPHSHLGNSLKTPEEGGQEKSKMKKLEKILQRQKSKNARSISVDEPQLFIPDNAPVVKKDAVDEQVANSETVWDGNNCCGLCKKHHNNMFMVGCGRCDDWFHGDCVGLDLAKVREMEEEDQMYVCLKCCEEETKKVGPEPASAPKPEAPAKSETPDQKLPPKPRPGSSQPLTSGGVRPVKKDAERRQSTDAREATHKTGVSVKQESKHKAPSLASKKPVSLEAIRRSVRDSLKEILVQRLKDSDLNISVERASELAKKIERELFHLYKDTDNKYKNKYRSLMFNLKDTKNNILCKRVLKGEISPANLIRMSPEELASKELAAWRQRENRHTIEMIEKEQREAERRPITKITHKGEIEIESQEPVKAPEPVELEPPPRVTEVSAEPPKTPEKKEENANTAKDTTSQHKSHLFDLHCKICTGRMAPPVEEAPTKVVKVATTVVRRQSTKTEETKGTTPPAIDDDLHLTVLEESFQNAQIGSDHAAGREEEATFLSNLKCLWQGFIHMHAVAKLVTKAFPVSGVLDNLTEDLPDSIQVGGRISPQTVWDYLEKIRATGTKEVCLIRFSPETEEDEISYTLLYAYFSSRRRFGVVSNNLKQVKDMYLIPLGATEKVPHQLVPFDGPGLENNRGNLLLGLIIRQRPKRDFLTVDVNESARIIPEIKPVAISTKETRAKEEDEKFFLSSLTSALQKEKEKPLNTTEDVDEPIAQSFEETSASEETNNQEPQKPLRFLPGVLVGWGGELPPLPDVGFKPSSTAQDALKTQPAPKPETSVGSSKSPTAAAPRERFVIKKKEAKPAKTEPELSSPSDTSAATNSLEKKAAVGSQGTSVSLKDKPPDVSTEDFLAGLSAAPSGTETSSATSANKGDTGLLSESEKETTEGNSLLQPKSQSAADHASSSKPPLSGILKKSSAYSTVNEDKTMVPQKDKASLPDPSSPKPVPVLSSTRNDLIVPFHQGYLQLSQAKHKAEEQSQTAVQSFPCKKNEPGVAQAGAVLTQTVNPPTVQGTPAECQTGASQSQYNPAMAPALPVNNSTRPSPLQQQQPQESGSYDSPSAPTSNTVPTPHIQNQNHSMQWAQDSTSQAPPGPQSQYPESCSEPSGQPSSVDKDYKRLEERYSDPWERPRHTEDKDHGRHSYHRDSYHGKKSRHHEREKKHDRSYDDKYKERGRHHGHSDDRYAEKRKERHHSDDYSSRHKDRHRHRRDSDYENGRRSSKDSYS, encoded by the exons ATGAGGCTTCCCATATGTGGAGATTTAAG GAAGGCAGCAGCATTCATGGATATTGTGGACACCTTTAACCATTTAATACCCAGTGACCAGTTGGATGACTCCCTGGTAATAGGTCAGAATTTGGAGTGTGAAGCCAGTAATGAGTTTGGGACAGGACTCAGACTGGAAGATTCACTGAAGAACATGCTCAGTGACAAAGATCCCATGTTTGGATGTGCAAGCACTCAGTTCAGTCTGCTGGATAATGAAGACCCTGCTTTTCAGATTGCTGGCTCCACAA GTCTCGATAGTGGTTCGGCACCCACAGGCCTCCCTGGTGAACCAGCTGTTTCAGAGAGTGCACAAGTTAAGCAACTTGATGTCAGGCAGAAGAAACGTTCACGCAGTTTAGAGAACG aaCACAGTGGTGACCAGGAGCCTAACACACCCACCAATACCATGACCCGAGGGCGGCCGGCAAGAAAACCAGCCAACAGGCTATGCAAGTCATTTCTTATTGAGAAAGGAGTCACAGGTCCTGATCTAAAGAGAGAATTAACTCTCGGAGGACGTGTCAACATTAATGAGATTGATGGTGGGGTCTGGCTGAATCCAACTGTTGTATTGAGACGACTGACAGTCACAATTGGAGGTTTCAAGATTGAATTGCTACCAGGACCCTCGTACACACAGGGTGTCGATGCAAACCAGTCTGCATGCTCGGACGATGGTTTTTCTTACGGTGGGGAAGTTGGTTTCACAGTTTTGCCAGATGAAGCAGCCAGTGTACAGAATCCCGCAGCAGAGAGTGTGGAAGAGATGGATGTAAGTCAGAAGAGCTCAGCTGATGATGCAAGTCATGGGCTGGGTCCATATGTAAATCCAAATGATGTACAGACGACAAACGGGACGTTAAATACTGGCACGAAAGAGGCAAAACTTGACAATCAGAGTGTTCCAGAGAAGCAAAAGCCAGTCAGTAAAGGAAATGATGTTATTAAACAGCCACAGAGCAACGAGAACAACACAGCTACTGTTAGTAACAAGACAGACGGTAAtgaaaaacaactgaatgtgtcTAAAATGCTGCCAAAGCCTAAACAAGGACCGACATCAGTAAAGAATAAGGAATTCGTTTTACATAAAACAAGCAATACAATTAAGGAGCATAAAGTTACCCAAAATATGCCATCCAAAATCACGCCAAGAGGAGAGCTGCACAAAACTAAATCTGGAAAGGAAAAGCAAGATGTTGTACCTTTGAAAAGGCCTGCAGAAAACATTCAAAGTGAGCATGCTACTAAAGTACAAAAGCTACAGGGTGCAGTAGATGCTAAAGTGAAGCCAAAATTACCAAGTTCTCCTACTTCTGTGGGAAAGAAAATTCCATCATCTGGCAACCGCGTTGGTGATCAGCAGGGACCAGCCAAACGTAGTACGCCCCAAAACAGCTCAAAAAGTGAGACTCCTCCCCCGCACAGTCATCTAGGAAATTCTTTAAAAACACCTGAAGAAGGAGGGCAGGAAAAGTCCAAAATGAAAAAGCTAGAGAAGATTCTTCAGAGACAAAAGAGTAAAAATGCAAGAAGCATCTCTGTGGACGAGCCGCAGCTGTTTATTCCAGATAATGCGCCCGTTGTGAAGAAGGACGCTGTGGACGAGCAAGTCGCTAATAGTGAGACTGTGTGGGATGGAAACAACTGTTGTGGCCTCTGCAAAAAGCACCACAATAACAT gtttatGGTAGGTTGCGGTCGCTGTGATGACTGGTTCCATGGTGACTGTGTTGGTCTTGACCTGGCGAAAGTGCGAGAAATGGAGGAGGAGGACCAGATGTACGTGTGCTTGAAGTGCTGCGAGGAAGAAACCAAGAAGGTGGGGCCTGAGCCAGCGAGTGCACCCAAACCAGAAGCTCCAGCAAAGAGCGAGACACCCGACCAGAAGCTGCCTCCTAAACCTCGTCCTGGGTCCTCTCAACCCCTCACATCAGGGGGAGTCAGACCAGTAAAAAAG GATGCAGAGAGAAGGCAGTCCACAGATGCCCGAGAAGCAACTCATAAAACAG GTGTCTCAGTGAAACAAGAGTCAAAACATAAGGCTCCATCCTTGGCTTCAAAGAAACCCGTGTCTCTGGAGGCAATCAGGAGAAGTGTGCGTGATTCTCTGAAAGAAATCCTCGTACAGAG ATTGAAGGACTCTGATTTGAACATCTCGGTGGAAAGGGCTTCTGAACTTGCAAAGAAGATAGAGCGAGAACTTTTTCACTTGTATAAAGACACTGACAACAAGTACAAGAACAAATACAGAAGCTTAATGTTTAACCTTAAAGATACTAAAAATAAT ATCCTTTGTAAGAGGGTTCTCAAAGGTGAAATTTCTCCTGCTAACTTAATTCGAATGAGTCCCGAGGAACTGGCCTCAAAAGAACTGGCTGCTTGGCGACAAAGAGAAAACCGACAT ACTATTGAGATGATTGAAAAAGAGCAAAGGGAGGCAGAGAGACGGCCGATTACTAAGATCACACACAAAGgggaaattgaaattgaaagtcAAGAACCAGTAAAAGCACCGGAGCCTGTAGAG CTTGAACCTCCTCCCAGAGTGACTGAAGTCTCAGCAGAACCTCCAAAAACTccagagaagaaggaagagaatGCTAACACAGCTAAAGACACTACAAGCCAACACAAGTCTCACTTATTTGACCTACACTGTAAAATCTGCACAG GTCGAATGGCACCCCCTGTTGAGGAGGCACCAACCAAAGTGGTTAAAGTTGCAACTACAGTGGTTAGGAGGCAGTCTACCAAAACAGAGGAGACAAAGGGCACCACGCCGCCCGCAATCGACGATGACCTGCACCTCACTGTCTTAGAGGAGAGCTTCCAAAATGCTCAGATAGG GTCTGATCATGCAGCTGGAAGAGAGGAAGAAGCTACTTTCCTTTCCAACCTGAAGTGTCTGTGGCAAGGATTCATTCATATGCACGCTGTGGCAAAGTTGGTGACAAAAGCTTTTCCCGTCTCAGGTGTTTTGGACAACTTGACAGAG GACCTTCCAGATAGCATACAGGTTGGTGGGAGGATTAGTCCTCAGACGGTGTGGGACTACTTGGAGAAAATTCGGGCAACTGGAACAAAA gaAGTGTGCCTGATTCGCTTCTCCCCTGAGACAGAGGAAGATGAGATCTCTTATACTCTTTTGTATGCCTACTTCAGCAGTCGTAGGCGTTTTGGGGTGGTGTCCAATAATTTGAAACAAGTGAAGGACATGTACCTCATCCCTTTAGGTGCCACAGAAAAAGTTCCACATCAGCTTGTTCCCTTTGATGGGCCAG GTTTAGAAAACAACCGTGGAAACCTCCTCCTTGGACTTATTATTCGCCAGAGACCGAAAAGGGATTTTCTTACTGTGGATGTGAACGAATCTGCAAGGATTATTCCTGAAATAAAACCTGTGGCCATTTCCACAAAAGAAACCAGGGCAAAAGAGGAGGATGAGaaattttttctctcttccttgACTAGTGCACTTCAAAAGGAGAAGGAAAAACCACTTAACACTACTGAAGATGTCGATGAGCCTATTGCACAGTCTTTTGAAGAAACATCTGCATCAGAGGAGACCAACAATCAGGAGCCTCAGAAACCCCTTCGCTTTCTTCCAGGTGTGCTAGTAGGCTGGGGTGGAGAATTACCACCTCTGCCTGATGTTGGGTTTAAACCCTCAAGTACAGCACAGGATGCCTTGAAGACTCAGCCTGCTCCAAAACCAGAGACATCAGTTGGGAGCTCAAAAAGTCCAACAGCTGCTGCCCCACGAGAGCGCTTTGTCATCAAGAAGAAAGAAGCTAAACCTGCTAAAACTGAACCGGAGCTATCAAGCCCATCTGATACATCAGCTGCTACCAACTCGCTGGAAAAGAAAGCTGCAGTAGGGAGCCAGGGTACATCTGTCTCACTCAAAGATAAGCCTCCAGATGTATCGACTGAAGACTTCCTGGCAGGCCTGTCAGCAGCTCCAAGCGGGACTGAAACTAGCAGTGCTACGTCGGCAAACAAAGGCGACACTGGCCTTTTGtctgaaagtgaaaaagaaacaactgAAGGGAATTCTTTGTTGCAGCCAAAATCCCAGTCTGCTGCAGATCACGCAAGTAGCTCAAAGCCTCCTTTAAGTGGAATATTGAAAAAATCTTCAGCATATTCCACTGTGAATGAAGATAAAACAATGGTGCCACAGAAGGATAAAGCCAGCCTCCCAGATccttccagccctaaacctgtTCCTGTGTTGAGCAGCACTAGGAATGATCTAATCGTCCCATTTCACCAAGGATATTTACAGCTCTCTCAGGCCAAGCACAAAGCTGAAGAACAAAGTCAAACAGCTGTTCAGTCGTTTCCTTGTAAAAAGAATGAGCCTGGTGTAGCGCAGGCTGGTGCTGTATTGACTCAGACAGTGAATCCTCCTACGGTCCAAGGAACTCCAGCAGAGTGTCAAACAGGAGCCTCTCAGTCCCAGTATAACCCAGCAATGGCACCAGCTCTCCCAGTAAACAACAGCACAAGACCGTCCCCGTTGCAGCAGCAACAGCCTCAGGAATCTGGCAGCTATGATTCTCCATCTGCCCCTACTTCTAATACTGTACCCACCCCTCACATCCAGAACCAGAACCATAGCATGCAGTGGGCTCAAGACAGCACTTCACAGGCTCCCCCTGGACCTCAGTCACAGTACCCCGAGAGTTGCTCTGAACCATCTGGCCAACCCTCATCCGTGGACAAAGACTACAAGCGTTTAGAGGAGCGATACAGTGACCCGTGGGAGAGGCCGCGAcacacagaagacaaagaccacGGAAGGCACAGCTACCACAGGGACTCCTATCACGGTAAAAAGAGCAGGCACCACGAGCGGGAGAAAAAGCACGATCGCAGCTATGATGATAAGTACAAGGAGAGGGGCAGGCACCACGGACATTCGGATGACCGCTATGCTgagaagaggaaagagaggCATCACAGCGACGACTACAGCAGCCGTCACAAGGACAGGCACAGACATAGACGGGACTCTGATTACGAGAATGGACGGAGAAGTTCAAAAGACAGTTACTCATAG